The genome window GAGCCGGGCGAGACCGTCGAGCCGCTGGGAGCGCCCGCGTGGGGAGTCGGCCGGGTGCTCAGGCACCAGGAGCTGCTCTCCCACCCCGGCAAGCTGATCGACCTGGACCCCGGCGCGCGGAGCGACGAGGGACGCCGGGCCGAGGCACGGGCGCTTCTGCGAGAGCTCCTGACCGACGACGAGGAGGAGATCGCGCTGCGTGGCGCGGCTCGCCTCACCAGCCGGATCCGGCAGGCCGAACAGCTGACGCACCCCCTTCCGCTGCGCCTTCGCACCGATGCGAACTACCTGGTCACCGGCGCCTTCGGAGCGCTCGGCCGACTGCTCTGCCGCACGCTCGTCCGCCGTGGGGCGCGCAGCCTGATCCTGATCGGACGCACCGCACTGCCGGAGCGCTCCGCCTGGCGGGACCTGGACCCCGGCAGCGCCGAAGGCCGTGCCACCGCCTTCGTCAAGGAGCTGGAGGCGCTCGGGGCACGGGTTGTCCTGGCACCGCTCGACATCACCGACGAAGCCGCGTTCACGTCCTGGCTGGATGCTCACCGGCGCACCGATCCGCTGCCCGTCCGAGGTGTGTTCCATCTCGCCGGTCAGGTCCGCGACACACTCGTCGAGGACATGGACCGTCGGACGTTCGCCGAGGCCCACGATCCCAAGGCCATCGGTGCCTACCTGCTGCACCGCCACCTTCGGGACGAACCGCTGGACCACTTCGTCCTGTTCGCCTCGATCGCCTCTCTGCTGACCACCGCGGGCCAGACCAACTACGCCGCGGGCAACGCGTTCCTGGACGCGCTGGCCCAGCACCGCCGGGCACTCGGGCTGCCGGGACTGAGCGTGGACTGGGGCCCGTGGGCCACCGGCATGATCGAAGAGCTGGGACTCGTCGACCACTACCTGCACAACCGAGGGATGAGTTCGCTCGCACCGGACGTCGGCATGGCCGTGCTGGAACGCGTCATCGGCCAGGACCGCGCCCAGCTGCTCGTCGCCACGGTCGTCGACTGGCCGGTCTTCCTGGCCTGGTACGCATCACCGCCCTCACTGGTCACCGATCTGGCGGCGGCGGCCCCCGCCGGAACGGCCACCGGGCCGGGCGAGGGCATCCTCGACACCTTCCGCGACGCTGACCCGGCGGAACGTCTGTCCCTGGTGACCGGGCGATTCATCACGCTGACCGCCTCGGTGCTGCGGACAGGCCCCGACCGGATCGATCCGCAGGCGGGACTCAACGCGCTGGGACTCGACTCGCTCCTGGCGATGGAGCTGCGCGCCCGGATCAGCTCCGAGCTCGGCGTCGCGCCACCCGTGGTGGCGCTGCTCAGCGGAACGCCCGTCGTCGAGCTGATCACCCAACTCCACGATGCCCTGGCCGAGTTGGCCGCCCACGAGGCCGGCGGTACCGAAACGGCCGCGGTGGAGGTGTTCGAGGACGAACTCCGTCACCCGCTGACTCAGAACCAGAAAGCCCTGTGGTTCCTCAGGCAGCTCAATCCCGAGGGCTACGCGTACAACATCGGCGGCGCGGTCGAGGTCCGGGTCGCACTCGATCCCGACCTCATGTTCGAGGCCGTCCGCCATCTGGTGGCACGGCACCCCGCCCTGCGTACCAACTTCCTCACGGTGGACGGCGTCCCGCTGCAACAGGTGTCGCCGGAGGCGAGCGCGGACGTCGAGCTGTTCGACGTGCAGGACCAGGAGTGGGAGGACATCCACCGCACGATCGTGGCCGAGTACCGCAGGCCGTACGACCTGGAGCACGACCCGCTGTTCCGGTTCCGCCTCTTCAAGCGCGCCGACGACCGCTGGGTGATCATGAAGGCGGTGCACCACATCGTCTCCGACGCGATCTCGACGTTCACCTTCATCGAGGAGCTCCTGGCGGTGTACGAGGGGCTGCGCCAGGGCAAGGCCCCCTCGCTGCCGCCCGTCACCGCCCGCTATCTGGACTTCCTCAACGCGCAGAACCGCTTCCTGGCCGGCCCCGCGGCGCCGCGCATGCTCGACTACTGGCGCTCGCACCTGCCGGCCGAGGTCCCGACCCTGGAACTGCCCGTCGACAAGCCCCGTCCCGCCGTGCAGACACACAACGGTGCCTCGGAGTTCTTCGTACTGGACACCGCGCTCACCGCCCGGGTGCATGCCCTGGCGCGCGAGCACGACGTGACCCCGTTCATGGTGCTGCTGAGCGCCTACTACGTGCTGCTGCAGCGCTACTCCGGCCAGGACCAGGTCATCGTGGGCAGCCCGGTGACCGGCCGTACCGAGCAGGAATTCGCCTCCGTCTACGGCTACTTCGTCAACCCGCTCCCGCTGCACGCGGATCTGTCCGGCGACCCCTCGATCGCCCGACTGCTGCAAGAGGTCCGCACCACCGTGCTGGGCGGCCTGGACAACCAGGAGTACCCGTTCGTCCTGCTGGTCGACGAACTGGGGCTCCAGCACGACCCCAGCCGCTCCGCGGTGTTCCAGGCCATGTTCATCCTGCTCACCCACAAGGTCGCCACCGAGAAGTACGGCTATCGGCTCGATTACATCGAACTTCCCGAGGAGGAAGGGCAGTTCGATGTGACGCTGTCGGTGTACGAGGACGAGGCGGAGCGCCGTTTCCACTGCGTCCTGAAATACAACACCGACCTGTTCCTGCCGGAGACCATGCGGCGGATGGCATCGCACTACACCGAACTGCTCGACAGCATGACCCGGGCTCCGGCGGACCGGCCCGTCTCCCGGCTGGAGATGCTCGGCGCCCAGGAGCGCGAGCGACTGGTCGGCGAGTGGAGCGGTGCCGGGCGCACCGCCCTGCCCGCGGGGGCGGGGGACGGCGAGGCGGACGGCTTCCGCCCGGTCCACCGGCTGATCGGTGAGACCGCTGCCCGCTGCCCGGACGCGGTGGCCGTCACTGTTCCGGCGTTCCAGGGGCCGGCCCACCGGCTGACGTACGCGGAACTGGACCGCGGGTCGGATGAGTTGGCCCGGAGCCTGCGCGGGCTCGGGGTCGGTGCCGGGTCGGTGGTGGCGCTCTGCCTGGACAAGTCGCCCGACCTCGTCGTCGCACTGCTCGCGGTCCTCAAGGCCGGCGGCGCCTATCTCCCGATCCCGGCCGACCACCCGGCCGACCGCGTCGCCCACACCGTACGCGCCGCGGGCGCCACCCTCGTCGTGGCCGAGGACGACGCCTGCCGCGACCGGATGGCGGAGCTGCCGGCCCGGACGCTGACGCTGCGGGAACTGCGTGAGGCGGCGCCCGCGGCGGACGACCGGAGCGGGACCGGCTCCGGTGCGGAGGACCCTGTTGGTCCCGACGCGCCCGCGTACATCATCCACACCTCCGGTTCGACCGGCCTCCCCAAGGCCGTGCGGGTCAGCCACCGCAATCTCGCCTCGGCGTACGGAGCCTGGCTCCAGGAGTACCGGCTGGACCGCGTTGTCCGGGTGCACCTCCAGATGGCCGCCCCGTCGTTCGACGTCTTCACCGGAGACGTCGTGCGCGCGCTCTGCTCGGGCGGCAACCTGGTGCTGGTCGACCGCGATCTGCTCTTCGACACCGAGCGCCTGTACACCACGATGCGCCAGGAGCGCATCGACTGCGCGGAGTTCGTGCCCGCCGTCGTACGCGGCCTCATGGACCACTGCGAACGCCGGGGACTGCGACTGGACTTCATGCGCCTGCTGGTCGTCGGATCCGATGTGTGGAAGGTGGGGGAGTACCGGAGGCTGCAGGAACTGTGCGGCCCGGAAACCCGTCTGATCAACTCTTACGGGGTCACCGAGGCGACCATCGACAGCGCCTGCTTCGAAGGACCCGTCGACGACCTGGAACCCGGGCGGACGGTGCCGATCGGACGGCCCCTGGGCAACAGCACGCTCCATGTGCTCGACCGGCACGGCGAACCGGTGCCGCCCGGCGTGCCGGGCGAGCTGTGGATCGGCGGCGACGGCGTCGCGCTCGGCTACGCGGGCGACCCCGCGCTGACGGACCGGCGCTTCGTCACCCGGACCCTGAGCCGGGAGCCTGGTGCGGGCCCCGTACGCCTCTACCGCAGCGGTGACGCGGCACGCTGGGACGCGGACGGCCGGGTCCATCTGCTGGGCCGGGCCGACGACCAGATCAAGCTCCGGGGCCACCGGATCGAACTCGGCGAGATCGAGGCACACCTCGCCCAGTGGCCCGGACTGACCCGGGCGGTCGTCACGGTGCGCCCCGACGCCCGGGGCGAGGACGTCCTTTGCGCCTACTGCGTACCCGCCGAAGGGGCGGCACCGGACCGGCGCTCCCTGCGCCGGCACCTCGCGGACCGGCTGCCCGCGTACATGGTTCCGGCGCACTTCGTCACCCTGCCGGAACTGCCGCTGACCGCCAACGGCAAGGTCGACACCGCCGCCCTGCCGGCACCCCGGTTCGACGCGGACGACGAGCCCGAGGAGAAGCCGCGCACACCGTTCGAGGTGAGCATGGCCCGGCACTGGAAGGAACTGCTCGGACTGGAGCGGGTCGGCCTGACGCACGAGTTCTTCGAGGTCGGCGGCAGCTCCATCAAACTGATCGAGCTGATCCACCGGCTGCGCAAGGAGTACGGCGTCGGCATCCCCGTCAGCCTGCTGTACCGGGTGACGACCCTGCACGGGATGGCCGCGTCGCTGGAGCGCATCGCCACCGGCTCGGACTTCGACGACCTGCCCTGCCTCAGCTTCAACAGCGATCAGGAACGGACCGTGTTCTCCTTCCCGCCGGCGGGCGGCCACGGACTCGTCTACCGGGAGTTCGCCGCCAAACTGCCCGAGTACCGGCTGATCGCCTTCAACTACGTCCCCGGCACGGACAAGGTGGCCCACTACGCCGACCTCGTCGAGTCCCACCGGCCCGAGGGTAGATGCCTGCTGCTCGGCTACTCGCTCGGCGGCAACCTCGCGTTCGAGGTGGCCAAGGAACTCGAAGGCCGGGGACGCGACGTCGCCCATGTGATCGTGCTGGACTCGCACCGCATCCTCGAACCGTACGTACCCGGCCCCGAGCACATCGAGTTCTTCGAGGCGGAACTGGCCGAACACCTGCGCAAGCACACCGGATCGGACGCCGTCGCCCGCGAAACCCTCGATCACGCCGCGGAGTACCTGGCCTTCTGCGGCCGCACACCGAACCTGGGAACGGTCTCCGCGACCGTCAGCGTGATCACCGACGAGGAGAAGACGGATCTCTACGCCGCCGACGCGCGCGGCACCTGGCACGGCAGCTCGATCACGGCCACGGCCGTGCTGCGCGGTTCCGGGATCCACGCCGACATGCTCGACCCCAAGCACGCGGCCCGCAACGCCGATCTGGTGCGCGGCGTCCTCCAGGACGGCGGCGCCGATGTCCGATGAGGCGGAGGACGAGTGGAGCACCCGTGACCTGGCGGGAGACGGCGGCCCCCGGGTCATCGTCATCGGCGCCGGCGTCGCGGGAATGTCCACCGGGTGCTACGCGCAGATGAACGGGATGCGCTCCCGCATCTTCGAGAGACACGTACTGCCCGGCGGCTGCTGCACGGCCTGGTCGCGCGACGGCTACATCTTCGACTACTGCATCGAGTGGCTGATCGGCACGGCCGCCGGCAACGAGGCCAACCAGGTGTGGCGCGAACTGGGGGCGCTCGACGGCAAGACCATCACCAACTTCGAGATGTTCAACCGGGTCGTCGACGAGACCGGCCGTTCCGTGACCTTCTACAATGACCCGGACCGGCTGGAACGCCACCTGCTCGAAGTCTCGCCCGCCGACGCCCGGCTGATCCGCTCGTTCTGCCGCGACCTGCGCCGGTTCATCGACATCGAGTTGTACCCGTTCCTGACCGCCCCCGCCCTGCGGACCGTACGCGAGAGAGCGGCGCTGCTGCGCACCGTCCTGCCCGCGTTCCGGCTGTTCTGGCGCACGGCCTCGACGCCGATGCACGAATTCGCCGACCGGTTCCAGGACCCGCTGTTGCGCAGGGCGTTCCGCAACATCTTCTTCCAGGACCCGGAGGGCTTCCCGCTCCTCCCGTACCTGTTCAACATGGCCGGTGCCCACCACCACAACGCCGGTTTCCCGCAAGGAGGTTCGCTGGGCCTGTCCCGGTCGATCGAGGAACGCTACACATCGCTCGGCGGTCGGATCAGCTATCGGGCACGCGTCGAACGGATCCTGGTCGAGGACGGGCGCGCCGTCGGGATCGAACTGCGCAACGGCAGACGGTACTACGCCGACCACGTCGTCTCCGCCTGCGACGGCCACACCACGATCCACGGACTTCTGCAGGGCCGGTTCACCGGCCCCCGGATCGACAAGCTGTACAACGAACTGCTGCACCGCCCCGGCA of Streptomyces sp. NBC_01363 contains these proteins:
- a CDS encoding non-ribosomal peptide synthetase/type I polyketide synthase; translation: MPDVNSASVSEKVAIIGMGCRLPGGASDHRAYWQNLMEGKDCITPTPADRYDVGSLGSRHKEKPGRLIGGRGGYIDGFDEFDPAFFGISPREADHMDPQQRKLLEVAWEALEDGGQRPAELAGSNTAVFVGAFTLDYKILQFSDLGFSSLAAHTATGTMMTMVSNRLSYCFDFRGPSLSIDTACSSSLVAVHLACQSLNNRETDLALAGGVLLHMAPQYTIAETKGGFLSPDGRSRAFDAAANGYVRAEGVGLVALKRLDDALRDGDPIHAVILGAGVNQDGRTNGITVPNADAQVSLIRRVCGEAGITPGDLQYVEAHGTSTPVGDPIEANALSRALAVGRRPDAPCYVGSVKTNIGHTEAAAGIAGLIKTVLCLKHRLIPPHINLEQLNTAIDQSSSPYRIPTEPTAWPGHEGPARAGVNSFGFGGTNAHIVLEQAPDRDVPPAAPGERAWNLLPLTAHVPEALPELAAGIRRELAGVHGPGVSLPDLGHTLAHRRQHLESRLSVVYSSRAGLDEALAAFQRGEPHPGVVHGRQLEAEQRGLVWVFTGMGPQWWGMGRQLLEGDEVFRDAVTRCDRAIRSIAGWSVIEEMRADEAGSRMGETWLAQPANFAVQVGLAAMWRQYGVRPDAVVGHSTGEVAAFYEAGVYTLEDAVSVVVHRSRLQQKLTGTGTMLAVSLPEEEAQYRVAAFGDRVSVAAVNSPSAVTLAGDREALAELADGLRSEQIFAKFLTVQVPYHSVGMEAIKDELLASLDGLDPRAAKVPVYLTGQEGTAHGSELDADYWWKNVRHRVRFRSAVDRLADDGYGLFLEIGPHPVLGHSIRECLEGKATAARTLPSIRRQENEPERFAASLAELHNLGVPIDWDTLHPAGRPVVLPRYPWRRDRYWTEPAPVAQVRLGRADHPLLGRRTVDTEPTWHTTLDTERLPYLEDHRIQSTVVFPAAGYLEMATQAVRSLTGGTHVVLTDIEFRKALFLPEGEDRAVRLTLSSQNAAFTIASAGQEEGGRAVHASGVVRSGQPRPAGRPADTEALRACALRRLDGEDCYAALAALGYHYGPAFRAIEEVWIGSGEVLARLRPPAAIGDDAAGHHIHPVLLDACFQSLLTTQLPENKNETETEAGPYGTDESERQNSGIRLPLSIDELCLAPVGDRPIWVHATVTRGDADELVGDMAVYADGGEPLGGIHGFRAADVEKASTTVGLGTIDSWLAETVWIDSPFDPAADEGGVGPDSPSPVSTGGDWLVFADHQGVGDALSELLAARGERCHLVRPGDTYRKGGEGSGFTVEPGSVTDLERLFADLDEDRDGADGGGGPVGPIVHLWNLDLPHIADASPQDLARHSGTGAYSLIALARTLLRRESAGRLHIVTRGAQNVEPGETVEPLGAPAWGVGRVLRHQELLSHPGKLIDLDPGARSDEGRRAEARALLRELLTDDEEEIALRGAARLTSRIRQAEQLTHPLPLRLRTDANYLVTGAFGALGRLLCRTLVRRGARSLILIGRTALPERSAWRDLDPGSAEGRATAFVKELEALGARVVLAPLDITDEAAFTSWLDAHRRTDPLPVRGVFHLAGQVRDTLVEDMDRRTFAEAHDPKAIGAYLLHRHLRDEPLDHFVLFASIASLLTTAGQTNYAAGNAFLDALAQHRRALGLPGLSVDWGPWATGMIEELGLVDHYLHNRGMSSLAPDVGMAVLERVIGQDRAQLLVATVVDWPVFLAWYASPPSLVTDLAAAAPAGTATGPGEGILDTFRDADPAERLSLVTGRFITLTASVLRTGPDRIDPQAGLNALGLDSLLAMELRARISSELGVAPPVVALLSGTPVVELITQLHDALAELAAHEAGGTETAAVEVFEDELRHPLTQNQKALWFLRQLNPEGYAYNIGGAVEVRVALDPDLMFEAVRHLVARHPALRTNFLTVDGVPLQQVSPEASADVELFDVQDQEWEDIHRTIVAEYRRPYDLEHDPLFRFRLFKRADDRWVIMKAVHHIVSDAISTFTFIEELLAVYEGLRQGKAPSLPPVTARYLDFLNAQNRFLAGPAAPRMLDYWRSHLPAEVPTLELPVDKPRPAVQTHNGASEFFVLDTALTARVHALAREHDVTPFMVLLSAYYVLLQRYSGQDQVIVGSPVTGRTEQEFASVYGYFVNPLPLHADLSGDPSIARLLQEVRTTVLGGLDNQEYPFVLLVDELGLQHDPSRSAVFQAMFILLTHKVATEKYGYRLDYIELPEEEGQFDVTLSVYEDEAERRFHCVLKYNTDLFLPETMRRMASHYTELLDSMTRAPADRPVSRLEMLGAQERERLVGEWSGAGRTALPAGAGDGEADGFRPVHRLIGETAARCPDAVAVTVPAFQGPAHRLTYAELDRGSDELARSLRGLGVGAGSVVALCLDKSPDLVVALLAVLKAGGAYLPIPADHPADRVAHTVRAAGATLVVAEDDACRDRMAELPARTLTLRELREAAPAADDRSGTGSGAEDPVGPDAPAYIIHTSGSTGLPKAVRVSHRNLASAYGAWLQEYRLDRVVRVHLQMAAPSFDVFTGDVVRALCSGGNLVLVDRDLLFDTERLYTTMRQERIDCAEFVPAVVRGLMDHCERRGLRLDFMRLLVVGSDVWKVGEYRRLQELCGPETRLINSYGVTEATIDSACFEGPVDDLEPGRTVPIGRPLGNSTLHVLDRHGEPVPPGVPGELWIGGDGVALGYAGDPALTDRRFVTRTLSREPGAGPVRLYRSGDAARWDADGRVHLLGRADDQIKLRGHRIELGEIEAHLAQWPGLTRAVVTVRPDARGEDVLCAYCVPAEGAAPDRRSLRRHLADRLPAYMVPAHFVTLPELPLTANGKVDTAALPAPRFDADDEPEEKPRTPFEVSMARHWKELLGLERVGLTHEFFEVGGSSIKLIELIHRLRKEYGVGIPVSLLYRVTTLHGMAASLERIATGSDFDDLPCLSFNSDQERTVFSFPPAGGHGLVYREFAAKLPEYRLIAFNYVPGTDKVAHYADLVESHRPEGRCLLLGYSLGGNLAFEVAKELEGRGRDVAHVIVLDSHRILEPYVPGPEHIEFFEAELAEHLRKHTGSDAVARETLDHAAEYLAFCGRTPNLGTVSATVSVITDEEKTDLYAADARGTWHGSSITATAVLRGSGIHADMLDPKHAARNADLVRGVLQDGGADVR
- a CDS encoding NAD(P)/FAD-dependent oxidoreductase yields the protein MSDEAEDEWSTRDLAGDGGPRVIVIGAGVAGMSTGCYAQMNGMRSRIFERHVLPGGCCTAWSRDGYIFDYCIEWLIGTAAGNEANQVWRELGALDGKTITNFEMFNRVVDETGRSVTFYNDPDRLERHLLEVSPADARLIRSFCRDLRRFIDIELYPFLTAPALRTVRERAALLRTVLPAFRLFWRTASTPMHEFADRFQDPLLRRAFRNIFFQDPEGFPLLPYLFNMAGAHHHNAGFPQGGSLGLSRSIEERYTSLGGRISYRARVERILVEDGRAVGIELRNGRRYYADHVVSACDGHTTIHGLLQGRFTGPRIDKLYNELLHRPGTLFPAVVSAFVGVRGELGPGRPHSTTYLLTPEDAVQLPGALQSSVVVQLRSDYSDGFAPPGRSVVHCTYFSDFAYWKALRAADRKEYRAKKRQVADFVRGFLERRMPGVGERIELVDVASPATTRRYTGNHDGSILAWKAFSEADDIAAKLVGKDRMRLPGLSGFSMAGQWVGMGGLIRAASTGRFVVQYLCDELGRGFTASESRGTEPWNPGKLGRLPQLDKWSMRGDSRT